One genomic region from Microcystis panniformis FACHB-1757 encodes:
- a CDS encoding pyridoxal phosphate-dependent aminotransferase, protein MKLASRVNQVTPSLTLAIDSLAKEMKKNGEDVCSFSAGEPDFDTPTHIKAAAKKALDEGKTRYGPAAGEAGLRKAIAEKLLRDNQLAYNADNVIVTNGGKQSLYNLIMALIEAGDEVIIPAPYWLSYPEMVTLAGGTSVIVNTSLENQYKITPEQLEAAITPKTKLFVFNSPSNPTGIVYTPEEIAALAKIVVEKDILVVSDEIYEKILYDGAIHRSIASFGPEIFQRSIISNGFAKAFSMTGWRVGYIAGPVEIVKAMTKIQSHSTSNVCTFAQYGAIAALASPQDCIEEMVKAFSERRQYILERVRSLPRLNCPTPNGAFYVFIDISQTGLKSRDFCQKLLETQKVAAIPGIAFGADDCIRLSYATDLKTIEKGFDRIDQFIGTL, encoded by the coding sequence ATGAAACTAGCGTCACGAGTCAATCAAGTCACCCCCTCCCTTACCCTAGCTATCGACTCTCTGGCCAAGGAAATGAAGAAAAACGGCGAAGATGTCTGTAGTTTTAGCGCCGGGGAACCAGATTTCGACACACCCACTCACATCAAAGCTGCCGCGAAAAAGGCCCTCGATGAGGGAAAAACTCGCTACGGACCGGCTGCCGGGGAAGCGGGGTTAAGAAAAGCGATCGCCGAGAAATTGCTGCGGGATAATCAACTAGCATACAATGCCGATAATGTGATTGTTACCAATGGCGGTAAACAGTCTCTCTATAATCTAATCATGGCGTTAATTGAAGCGGGGGACGAAGTAATTATTCCCGCACCCTACTGGTTGAGTTATCCTGAAATGGTGACGTTAGCGGGAGGAACATCGGTTATAGTGAACACTAGCCTAGAGAATCAGTATAAAATCACCCCCGAACAGCTAGAAGCGGCAATTACACCGAAAACTAAATTATTTGTTTTCAATTCTCCCTCTAATCCCACCGGCATTGTCTATACTCCCGAAGAAATCGCAGCTTTAGCAAAAATTGTGGTTGAAAAGGATATTTTAGTGGTTTCTGATGAAATTTACGAGAAAATCCTCTACGATGGCGCAATTCACCGCAGTATCGCTTCTTTTGGTCCGGAAATCTTTCAGCGCAGTATTATTAGCAATGGTTTTGCTAAAGCTTTCTCGATGACGGGGTGGCGCGTCGGTTACATAGCAGGACCGGTGGAAATTGTCAAGGCTATGACTAAGATCCAAAGTCATAGTACCTCCAATGTCTGCACTTTTGCTCAATACGGTGCGATCGCTGCTTTGGCAAGTCCCCAAGATTGCATCGAGGAAATGGTCAAAGCTTTTAGCGAGCGCCGACAGTATATTTTAGAACGAGTGCGATCGCTCCCCAGACTTAATTGTCCTACTCCCAACGGTGCTTTTTATGTGTTTATCGATATTAGTCAAACTGGTTTAAAATCCCGGGATTTTTGTCAGAAACTCCTCGAAACCCAAAAAGTGGCTGCTATCCCCGGTATT
- a CDS encoding DUF3536 domain-containing protein — translation MTYLVEHPSTTFYSYTDTGVDPLKTAHGVYITVHGHFYQPPRENPYLDRIERQPSAHPFHNWNERIHHECYRANAFARIYNDRGEVIKIVNNYEYLSFNIGATLMSWMQSHDPEVYQRILTADQKSCQRLNGHGNAIAQVYNHIILPLANKQDKYTQIRWGKADFQHRFGRDPEGMWLAETAIDLATVTALIDEGIKFTILAPSQALRCRPFPSDHDPHPQWHAVAGGQIDPTRPYRCYIPDGRYLDIFFYDGPISRDMGFNDVLASSDFLVGRLGQAIKGDHRPSQLISVATDGETFGHHKQGTEKCLSYAFTESFPKNGWTVTNFAHYLSICPPTWEVELKPVTAWSCVHGVNRWQDDCGCGGGGNYQQKWRKPLRESLNWLRDELIKVYEIQGQEFFRDPWQTRDDYIAVILDRSPDAIEHFLALHQSRNLSKSEKIDALRLLEMQRQALLMFTSCGWFFEEISRPEGTQILRYAGRALELAGEVAGIQLEMNFLSRLAFAPSNVKLYQDGADVYRQLVTSARVDLERVAAHYAISSLFTNYPSHHRIYCYNTRQLDYQKQAIGSLTLAVGQVELTSEITQESEHFVFAVLHLGGWDFYCCIQPFNSRLIYTNLKDHLFESLQQASVSTMIVEMGRGLGENFFALPHLFADERHRIMQKVTAETKKRLDQLYTQVYRDNYGILAAFQRDELPVPQELQVAADIAISHRCLQVITALEKDFEQRQATENNLDQLFAIAKEANHLHCQLNIPEARQILESLLWQSLGKLLHDGDPLTAEEDTRLITRLIEVSQQLKLGLSLDRSQELYYYYFHDRLVPNSLRSNSIDVSCPWPMTQLKWLLLLGQVLKVDVSIWL, via the coding sequence ATGACTTATCTTGTTGAACATCCTTCTACAACCTTTTATTCCTATACCGATACGGGGGTCGATCCCCTGAAAACCGCTCACGGAGTTTATATCACGGTTCACGGACATTTTTACCAACCACCGCGAGAAAATCCCTATCTAGACAGAATTGAACGGCAACCGAGCGCCCATCCCTTCCACAATTGGAATGAACGCATCCATCACGAGTGTTATCGTGCCAATGCTTTTGCGCGCATTTACAATGACCGGGGGGAAGTGATCAAAATAGTCAATAACTACGAATATCTCAGCTTTAACATCGGGGCCACCCTCATGTCATGGATGCAATCCCATGATCCCGAAGTTTACCAACGCATCCTGACAGCGGATCAAAAAAGTTGTCAACGCTTAAACGGTCATGGTAACGCCATCGCCCAGGTCTATAATCATATCATTCTGCCCCTAGCCAACAAACAGGACAAATACACCCAAATTCGCTGGGGAAAAGCCGATTTTCAGCATCGTTTCGGTCGCGATCCCGAAGGAATGTGGTTAGCGGAAACAGCCATTGATTTAGCCACAGTGACAGCTTTAATCGATGAAGGGATTAAATTCACCATTTTAGCCCCTTCCCAGGCCCTGCGCTGTCGTCCTTTCCCTAGCGACCATGATCCCCATCCCCAATGGCACGCAGTGGCCGGAGGTCAAATCGATCCCACCCGTCCCTATCGCTGTTACATCCCCGATGGTCGTTATCTGGATATTTTCTTCTACGATGGTCCAATTTCTCGCGATATGGGCTTTAATGATGTCCTAGCCAGCAGTGATTTTCTCGTCGGTCGTCTGGGACAAGCAATTAAAGGGGATCATCGTCCCTCCCAGTTAATCAGCGTCGCTACCGATGGGGAAACCTTCGGCCACCACAAACAGGGGACAGAGAAGTGTCTTAGCTATGCTTTTACGGAATCTTTCCCTAAAAACGGCTGGACAGTCACCAATTTCGCCCATTATCTCAGTATTTGCCCCCCCACTTGGGAAGTGGAATTAAAACCCGTGACCGCGTGGAGTTGCGTCCATGGCGTAAATCGTTGGCAGGATGACTGTGGTTGCGGGGGAGGGGGAAATTACCAGCAAAAATGGCGTAAACCCCTGCGGGAGTCCCTAAATTGGCTCAGAGATGAGTTGATTAAGGTCTATGAGATTCAAGGACAGGAATTTTTCCGCGATCCTTGGCAGACAAGGGATGACTACATTGCAGTTATTTTAGATCGATCCCCAGACGCGATCGAACATTTCCTCGCCCTGCATCAAAGTCGCAACCTGAGTAAAAGCGAGAAAATCGATGCTTTGCGTTTATTAGAAATGCAAAGACAAGCTTTATTGATGTTTACCAGTTGTGGCTGGTTTTTTGAGGAAATTTCTCGACCTGAAGGTACGCAAATTTTGAGATATGCTGGCCGGGCCCTGGAATTAGCCGGAGAAGTGGCTGGAATTCAATTAGAAATGAATTTCCTCAGTCGTCTAGCTTTCGCTCCCAGTAACGTTAAGTTATATCAAGATGGGGCCGATGTCTATCGACAATTGGTCACTTCTGCGCGGGTCGATTTGGAACGGGTGGCGGCCCATTACGCTATTAGTTCCCTATTTACCAATTATCCTAGTCATCATCGGATTTATTGTTACAATACCCGTCAATTAGATTATCAAAAACAAGCGATCGGGTCTTTAACTTTAGCAGTGGGACAGGTGGAATTAACCTCGGAAATTACCCAAGAAAGTGAACATTTTGTCTTTGCTGTTCTACATTTAGGAGGTTGGGATTTTTACTGCTGCATTCAACCGTTTAACAGTCGGTTAATCTATACCAATCTTAAGGATCATCTCTTTGAATCTTTACAACAGGCCAGTGTTTCGACCATGATCGTAGAAATGGGGCGCGGATTGGGAGAAAACTTCTTTGCTTTACCCCATCTTTTTGCCGATGAAAGACACCGAATCATGCAGAAGGTGACAGCCGAAACTAAAAAACGTCTCGATCAATTATACACCCAAGTTTATCGGGATAATTACGGCATTTTAGCGGCTTTCCAACGGGATGAGCTGCCCGTACCTCAAGAGTTACAGGTAGCGGCCGATATTGCCATTTCTCACCGTTGTTTACAGGTGATTACTGCCCTAGAAAAAGATTTTGAGCAGCGGCAAGCAACGGAAAATAATCTCGATCAATTATTTGCTATTGCTAAGGAAGCCAATCATTTACACTGTCAATTAAACATCCCCGAAGCGCGTCAAATCTTAGAAAGTCTGCTCTGGCAATCTCTTGGGAAATTATTACACGATGGCGATCCTTTAACAGCGGAGGAGGATACTCGCTTAATCACCCGTTTAATTGAAGTTAGCCAACAATTAAAGCTAGGATTATCCCTCGATCGCTCTCAGGAATTATACTATTATTATTTCCATGACCGTCTAGTTCCTAATTCTTTGCGGTCTAATTCAATAGATGTTTCCTGTCCCTGGCCGATGACTCAATTAAAATGGTTATTACTATTAGGACAGGTGTTAAAAGTTGATGTGAGTATTTGGCTGTGA
- a CDS encoding DUF29 domain-containing protein, with protein MSKTLYEQDFQLWLATTISHLQKREFAALDTDNLIEELTELGKSEKRTLESNLMILLAHLLKLKVQHNAPPSMKDSWYCSIIEHRQRIEKNLRNTPSLKSYLETAIEEAYPDARQVAIKEGKLAQFGVRIPPENDYPKICPFSPEQILDENFYGN; from the coding sequence ATGTCCAAGACTCTCTACGAACAAGATTTTCAATTGTGGCTCGCAACAACAATTAGCCATCTACAGAAGCGGGAATTTGCTGCGCTGGATACTGATAACTTAATTGAGGAGTTAACCGAGTTGGGAAAATCGGAAAAAAGAACTTTAGAAAGTAATTTGATGATTCTTTTGGCTCACTTGCTCAAATTAAAAGTACAGCACAACGCACCGCCATCCATGAAAGATAGCTGGTATTGTTCTATTATTGAGCATCGCCAGCGAATTGAGAAAAACTTACGCAATACGCCTTCCCTGAAATCCTATCTAGAAACTGCTATCGAGGAAGCTTATCCAGATGCTCGTCAAGTGGCAATTAAGGAAGGGAAACTCGCTCAATTTGGTGTTCGGATTCCCCCAGAAAATGATTATCCTAAAATTTGTCCTTTCTCGCCAGAGCAAATCTTAGATGAGAACTTTTATGGCAATTGA
- the hpsP gene encoding hormogonium polysaccharide biosynthesis glycosyltransferase HpsP, which produces MKILQIVPSISLVYGGPSQMVLGLSAALAQLGQEVTIITTDSNGDTGQAPLDVPLGVPVSQNGYQIYYFRCSPFRRYKFSLDLFTWLANRAKDYDIAHIHALFSPVSSISASIARYHQLPYILRPLGTLDPADLQKKRQLKQIYANFLEKPNLAAAAAVHFTSQQECQTAERFNIKTKDIVIPLGVDFFNPQALPVTGFDLPENKPIILYMSRLDPKKGLDLLLPSLERLLEKGLDFHFVLAGGNPQDREYENRIKNQIERSILGKNTTITGFVTGEVKNSLLARADLFVLPSYYENFGIAVAEAMAAGIPVVISDRVDLHPAVAAAAAGWVTACQLEDLTNTLATAITHPEIRQQRGKNAKDLVLNQYSWSAIAEQLLTVYENLDRRIKI; this is translated from the coding sequence ATGAAAATTCTTCAGATTGTTCCTTCGATTTCCCTTGTTTATGGTGGCCCCAGTCAAATGGTACTCGGTTTGTCAGCGGCCTTGGCGCAACTAGGCCAAGAGGTGACTATTATTACCACCGATTCCAATGGTGACACGGGACAAGCACCCCTAGATGTGCCTTTAGGGGTCCCTGTTAGTCAAAATGGCTATCAAATCTATTATTTTCGCTGTTCTCCCTTTCGACGCTATAAATTTTCCCTTGATCTGTTTACTTGGTTGGCTAATAGGGCAAAAGATTACGATATCGCCCATATTCATGCTTTATTCTCCCCGGTGAGCAGTATATCGGCTTCGATCGCTCGTTATCATCAACTGCCCTATATTCTCCGTCCCCTAGGCACCCTCGATCCGGCAGATTTGCAAAAAAAACGGCAACTTAAACAAATATATGCCAATTTTCTGGAAAAACCCAATTTAGCGGCGGCGGCGGCAGTTCATTTTACCAGTCAGCAGGAGTGTCAAACTGCCGAAAGATTTAATATAAAAACTAAGGATATTGTCATCCCCCTAGGGGTAGATTTTTTTAACCCACAAGCTTTACCAGTAACGGGTTTTGATCTTCCCGAAAATAAACCGATCATCCTCTATATGTCCCGTCTTGATCCGAAAAAAGGTCTAGATTTATTGCTGCCCAGTTTAGAAAGGTTGTTAGAAAAAGGCCTAGATTTTCATTTTGTCTTAGCAGGAGGCAATCCCCAGGACCGGGAGTACGAAAATCGGATTAAAAATCAGATCGAGCGGTCAATATTGGGCAAAAATACGACGATTACCGGATTTGTCACTGGAGAAGTCAAAAATAGCCTCCTCGCTAGGGCCGATTTATTTGTTTTACCTTCCTACTATGAAAATTTTGGCATCGCAGTGGCAGAAGCTATGGCTGCCGGAATTCCCGTGGTTATCTCCGACCGGGTGGATCTGCATCCTGCGGTAGCAGCAGCGGCTGCGGGATGGGTGACAGCTTGTCAGCTTGAGGATTTAACTAATACTTTGGCAACGGCTATCACTCATCCTGAAATTCGCCAACAAAGGGGGAAAAATGCCAAGGATTTAGTCTTAAATCAATATAGTTGGTCGGCGATCGCTGAACAGCTGTTAACTGTCTATGAAAATCTAGACAGACGGATTAAGATTTAG
- a CDS encoding DNA methyltransferase: MPLSWNEIKNRAIAFQKEWEGETSEKAESQSFWNDFFHVFGISRRRVASFEQPIKKADNKQGFIDLLWKGTILVEHKSKGKDLEKATQQAKDYFPNLKEHELPRYILVSDFQRFKLYDLDSGNQWEFELSNFVDNVHLFDLIAGYEKRVYKDEDPVNIQAAELMGKLHDCLKEIGYIGHDLEVYLVRLLFCLFADDTGIFNKGIFWEYIDLHTKEDGSDLAMHIDAIFQVLNTPEEKRLKNLDENLTQFPYINGKLFEESLPLAAFDSKMRFMLLEACAFDWGKISPAIFGSMFQAVMNPKERRNLGAHYTSEKNIQKVIKPLFLDDLSREFEKVKGNRNKLLEFQKKIANLYFLDPACGCGNFLIITYRELRDLEILVLQELDKTGQLVTDISTIIQVDVNQFAGIEYDEFAVRVAEVAMWLIDHQMNIKVSNTFGQYFVRLPLKKAAKIVHGNALRIDWEEVISKEKLNFILGNPPFVGHHYQNFDQKEDLKLVLDKIIGSGVMDYVSAWFYKSAQFIQSTKIKVGLVATNSISQGEQSSILWNVLINEFNISIHFAHRTFKWSNEAKGNAAVHCVIIGFASFEANEKYLFDYQTITSEPLLIKAKNINPYLINANNILVFNRKYPLCNVPNMMYGNKPTDGGNFILSEEEKNTLVSKNPLLIKFIRPFISAREFLNGGKKWCLWLLDIKPNELKNIPEILERVEAVKQLRAKSIAASTRNYSYHCLFRQITQPKSDYILVPRTTSENRKYIPIGFFTADNIVSDTCQSIPNGDLYLFGILTSEMHMAWVKYVCGRLKSDYRYSKDIVYNNFPFPENITDKQKQTVETCAQAVLDTRAKYPDSSLADLYDPLTMPPDLLKAHQKLDKAVDLCYRPQPFTSELNRIEYLFELYEKLTAPLLPTSKQKPAKRKNPQ, translated from the coding sequence ATGCCTTTAAGTTGGAATGAAATTAAAAATCGCGCCATCGCTTTTCAAAAAGAGTGGGAAGGAGAGACTTCAGAAAAAGCAGAATCTCAGTCTTTTTGGAATGATTTTTTTCATGTCTTTGGCATTTCACGGCGTAGGGTAGCCAGTTTTGAGCAACCGATAAAAAAAGCAGATAATAAACAGGGTTTTATTGATTTACTCTGGAAAGGAACGATTTTAGTTGAGCATAAATCGAAGGGAAAAGATTTAGAAAAAGCCACACAACAGGCTAAGGATTATTTTCCCAATTTAAAGGAACATGAGTTACCGCGTTATATTTTAGTCTCGGATTTTCAACGGTTTAAATTATATGATTTAGATTCGGGCAATCAATGGGAATTTGAATTAAGTAATTTTGTTGATAACGTTCATTTATTTGATTTGATTGCTGGTTACGAAAAGCGAGTTTATAAAGACGAAGACCCCGTCAATATTCAAGCCGCCGAGTTAATGGGAAAACTTCATGATTGCCTCAAAGAAATTGGTTATATAGGGCATGATTTGGAAGTTTATCTAGTGCGTTTATTATTTTGTTTATTTGCCGATGATACGGGTATTTTTAATAAGGGGATTTTCTGGGAATATATCGATCTACATACCAAAGAAGATGGCAGTGATTTGGCGATGCACATTGATGCTATTTTTCAGGTTTTGAATACACCAGAAGAAAAAAGATTAAAAAATCTGGATGAGAATTTAACTCAATTTCCCTACATAAATGGCAAGTTATTTGAAGAGTCATTACCCTTAGCGGCTTTTGATAGTAAGATGCGATTCATGTTATTAGAAGCTTGTGCTTTTGATTGGGGAAAAATTTCCCCTGCTATTTTTGGTTCTATGTTTCAAGCGGTAATGAATCCAAAAGAGCGACGCAATTTAGGGGCGCATTATACCTCCGAGAAGAACATTCAAAAGGTGATTAAACCGTTATTTTTAGATGATTTATCCAGAGAATTTGAGAAGGTTAAAGGCAATCGCAATAAATTACTAGAATTTCAGAAAAAGATTGCTAATTTATATTTTCTTGATCCTGCCTGTGGTTGCGGCAACTTTTTAATTATTACCTATCGGGAGTTACGGGATTTAGAGATTTTGGTATTACAGGAGTTAGATAAAACGGGGCAGTTAGTAACAGATATTAGTACCATTATTCAGGTAGATGTCAATCAGTTTGCGGGTATTGAATACGATGAGTTTGCGGTGAGGGTGGCTGAGGTGGCAATGTGGTTAATTGATCATCAGATGAATATTAAAGTTAGTAATACTTTTGGTCAGTATTTTGTGCGTTTACCATTAAAGAAAGCGGCAAAGATTGTTCATGGAAATGCCTTACGGATTGATTGGGAGGAAGTTATATCAAAAGAAAAGCTCAATTTTATTTTAGGGAATCCTCCTTTTGTGGGGCATCATTACCAAAATTTTGATCAAAAAGAAGACTTAAAGCTAGTTCTTGATAAAATCATTGGATCAGGGGTTATGGATTATGTATCAGCATGGTTTTATAAATCTGCTCAATTTATTCAAAGCACAAAAATTAAGGTGGGATTAGTGGCGACTAATTCTATTTCTCAAGGGGAACAATCATCTATCTTATGGAATGTTTTAATAAACGAATTTAATATCAGTATTCATTTTGCCCATAGAACTTTCAAATGGAGTAATGAAGCTAAAGGTAATGCTGCGGTTCATTGTGTGATTATTGGATTTGCTAGTTTTGAAGCTAATGAAAAATATCTATTCGACTATCAGACTATAACCAGTGAGCCGCTTTTAATAAAAGCCAAAAATATTAATCCTTACTTAATCAATGCAAACAATATTCTGGTTTTTAATCGAAAATATCCTCTCTGTAATGTCCCTAATATGATGTATGGAAATAAGCCAACAGATGGAGGTAATTTTATTTTATCTGAAGAAGAAAAAAATACTCTTGTCTCAAAAAACCCTTTGTTAATTAAATTTATTAGACCTTTTATTAGTGCTAGAGAATTTTTAAATGGTGGCAAAAAATGGTGTTTGTGGCTACTCGATATTAAACCCAATGAACTAAAGAATATACCTGAAATTTTGGAGCGTGTGGAAGCCGTGAAGCAATTGAGAGCAAAAAGTATTGCAGCTTCAACTCGAAACTATTCTTATCATTGTTTATTTCGACAAATCACACAACCCAAATCAGACTATATTCTTGTACCTAGAACTACGTCAGAAAATAGAAAATACATTCCTATTGGCTTTTTTACTGCTGATAATATCGTAAGTGATACTTGTCAGTCTATTCCGAACGGCGATTTATATTTATTTGGTATTTTAACTTCTGAAATGCACATGGCATGGGTTAAATATGTGTGTGGCAGATTAAAAAGTGATTATCGTTACTCAAAAGATATTGTTTATAATAATTTTCCTTTTCCAGAAAATATCACCGACAAACAAAAACAAACCGTTGAAACTTGCGCTCAAGCTGTGCTAGATACTAGGGCAAAATATCCCGATAGTAGCCTTGCGGATTTATACGATCCTTTAACCATGCCTCCCGACTTGCTCAAAGCTCACCAAAAACTTGACAAAGCCGTTGATTTGTGTTATCGTCCCCAACCCTTTACCAGTGAATTAAACCGTATTGAATACCTCTTTGAACTCTATGAAAAATTAACCGCTCCCCTACTCCCTACCAGCAAACAAAAACCCGCAAAAAGAAAAAATCCTCAATAA